A window of the Dyadobacter pollutisoli genome harbors these coding sequences:
- the kdsA gene encoding 3-deoxy-8-phosphooctulonate synthase produces the protein MISIPDLKNTDSPQFFLMAGPCAIEGRDMALRIAEHIVNITDRLSIPYIFKGSYRKANRTKIDSFTGIGDEKALKILQEVHQTFGIPTVTDIHESHEAALAAEYVDVLQIPAFLCRQTELLAAAARTGKAVNVKKGQFLSGGSMKFAVEKINEVNPDCQVILTDRGNSFGYGDLIVDYRNLPEMASFGVPIVMDCTHSLQQPNQTSGVTGGKPKLIETIAKAAIAVGADGLFIETHFNPAEAKSDGANMLPLDQLEGLLERLVRVREAIL, from the coding sequence ATGATTTCAATACCTGATTTAAAAAACACGGATTCCCCTCAATTTTTCCTGATGGCGGGCCCCTGCGCGATCGAAGGCCGCGATATGGCACTCCGAATCGCTGAACATATCGTCAACATTACCGACCGCCTCAGCATTCCATATATTTTCAAAGGCTCGTACCGTAAGGCCAACAGGACCAAAATTGACTCATTTACGGGCATAGGCGATGAAAAAGCGCTGAAAATACTACAGGAAGTTCACCAGACTTTTGGCATACCTACCGTTACCGATATCCACGAGTCTCACGAAGCTGCACTGGCGGCTGAGTATGTAGATGTACTTCAAATTCCCGCGTTTTTATGTCGGCAAACGGAATTGCTGGCAGCGGCTGCGAGGACCGGAAAGGCTGTCAATGTAAAAAAAGGGCAGTTTCTTTCTGGTGGTTCCATGAAATTTGCTGTTGAAAAAATCAATGAAGTAAATCCCGACTGCCAGGTAATTTTAACGGACCGTGGAAATAGTTTTGGTTACGGAGACCTCATTGTCGATTACCGTAATCTACCTGAAATGGCTTCATTCGGTGTGCCCATTGTGATGGATTGTACGCATTCATTACAGCAGCCTAACCAAACTTCCGGTGTCACAGGCGGCAAACCGAAGCTGATCGAGACCATTGCCAAAGCTGCAATCGCTGTCGGTGCGGACGGGCTCTTTATAGAAACTCATTTTAATCCTGCCGAAGCAAAATCCGATGGTGCCAATATGTTGCCGCTGGATCAGCTGGAAGGGCTTTTGGAAAGACTGGTACGTGTGAGAGAAGCGATCCTATGA
- a CDS encoding acyl carrier protein, whose protein sequence is MSAIAERVKQIIVEKLGVEESEVTPEANFQNDLGADSLDTVELIMEFEKEFNLSIPDDQAENIGTVGQAVAYLEENVK, encoded by the coding sequence ATGTCAGCAATTGCAGAAAGAGTTAAGCAAATTATCGTCGAGAAACTCGGCGTAGAAGAGTCGGAGGTTACACCGGAAGCAAACTTCCAGAACGACTTGGGAGCGGACTCTCTAGATACCGTTGAATTGATTATGGAGTTTGAAAAAGAATTCAATCTATCTATCCCTGATGATCAGGCAGAGAACATTGGTACAGTTGGCCAGGCTGTTGCATATCTGGAAGAAAACGTGAAGTAA